A stretch of DNA from Gammaproteobacteria bacterium:
TCCCGGCCCGATGGAAACGCGCGGCGCGGGCATCGTGGTTCAGGATGATCTGACGACACTCTTGCAGCGGTACAACGCGCCGGCGCTGCCGACGACAAGTTGCCGCTTGCGCCGCTACCTCGAACCCGACGGAGGCGAAGGCCGGATGCAAGCAATGCCGCAGCGCTTCACGTCCTGGGAAGCGATCTACAAGACCTTGCGCGAGACGTTTCCGGAGGACCGTTATCACATGCGCGCGCGGGTAAAGTCTTTCGAGCAGATCGGTAATCGGGTCACGGCGAACATCGAACGACACAAGCCGGTCGCCAGCGATGTTCTCGTCTGCGCCGACGGGGCGAACTCGGCGAGCCGGCGTCGACTGCTACCTGATGTCAAACCTCGCTATGCGGGTTACATCGCCTGGCGCGGAACCCTTGATGAACCGGATGCGCCGAGTCATCTAGTGGCATTTTTCGACGACGCGTTTACTTTCTCCGAGGCGCGTTCCGGCGGTCATATCCTGGTTTATTTGATACCTGGCGAGAATGCCGATTCAGCTTCGGGCAAACGTCGCCTCAACTGGGTCTGGTACGTGCACATGACCGAAGACATGTTAGCTTCCACACTGGTCGATCGTCATGGTCACCGGCACCTTAGCTCGCTGCCGCAAGGACTCGCGCCAGACGGCGCAATTCAAGAACTTTGCGCGCGGGCGAAGCGCGAAGTGCATCCTCGATTTGCCGAACTGCTCGAGGCGACAAAGGACCCGTTCATCCAGACCATCATCGACATCACCGTGCCGCGGACGGTCTTTGGTCGTGTGATGCTGTTGGGCGACGCGGCCTTCGTCGTACGGCCACACACGGCGGCCGCGACCGCAAAAGCGGCGCACGACGCCAGCGCGCTCGCCAATGCGCTCGAACGTGCCAGGCAGAACGTGGACATGAGCCTGAAGAACGCTGAGACGTTGCAGATTGAACTCGGCCAGCGCTTGACGCAGTACGGCAAGGCCCTGGGCAGTAACTGGACAAGCAGAAAGTGAGAGCACAGGGAAGATCATCGATGGCGACATTGCGCTGGCGCACTCAATGACCCAAAACTTTGACCAAAACATAGAGAATCGTCCCTCGCACGCGGATCACGTGTGTACTCTTCGTTGCGGCCGACTCGGCCAAGGCGTTCGAGATCTGTGACTTTCTGAACTGGAGCGTCGTCGCGTATGACTGGATCGAGCCTGCCTCCGATGACGACGATCGCCGGCTGCCGGGCATTGGGTTCTTGCGGGACGCGCGGCTGCCGCTTTGCGAACTGCCGAACGGCGCGT
This window harbors:
- a CDS encoding FAD-dependent monooxygenase — encoded protein: MHEFKPKDDALKITIVGGSIGGLCAGVALRGVGADVRIYESHPGPMETRGAGIVVQDDLTTLLQRYNAPALPTTSCRLRRYLEPDGGEGRMQAMPQRFTSWEAIYKTLRETFPEDRYHMRARVKSFEQIGNRVTANIERHKPVASDVLVCADGANSASRRRLLPDVKPRYAGYIAWRGTLDEPDAPSHLVAFFDDAFTFSEARSGGHILVYLIPGENADSASGKRRLNWVWYVHMTEDMLASTLVDRHGHRHLSSLPQGLAPDGAIQELCARAKREVHPRFAELLEATKDPFIQTIIDITVPRTVFGRVMLLGDAAFVVRPHTAAATAKAAHDASALANALERARQNVDMSLKNAETLQIELGQRLTQYGKALGSNWTSRK